A region of Anopheles merus strain MAF chromosome 2R, AmerM5.1, whole genome shotgun sequence DNA encodes the following proteins:
- the LOC121591161 gene encoding trichohyalin isoform X1: protein MGGIVSRVFRGAPEHSSCQKCQRSCCICLDTGLELTQRRLLRLEERERRRSRAGSIASRRFLSDVELEEEEEEELEEVLPRTRPASRRSQRRPAAQRPRRPAQPEPEEEEPAEEEEEQPAPQPRQRPRARTTTVRRPAPARRPRRAQPQQEVEPEEEEEEEEEPEPAPAPRPARAPQRAQQPRQRAQPRRAQRQPEPEEEPEEEDNGEEEEEEQQQPPRRARPQAPQQAPRRQQPAVRRRNNPPAQEEPEEEEDPAPEEEQAPARRRQRTQRTRTQQQRRRTQRPAEEDLSTGTEELEELEEELGREARLRRLERRLLLEEDHLRGRMLREDELRRQRSCRRRHQQQQKQQYQLSLDRRQQREPEPEVVRGPNVRRLVACYELKRSDISETDAQSLQNLFTQVDDHPMRHCTGARSPDRC from the exons ATGGGCGGAATTGTATCGCGCGTGTTCCGCGGTGCTCCGGAGCATTCCAGCTGTCAAAAGTGTCAGCGTAGCTGCTGCATCTGTCTCGACACGGGGCTGGAGCTGACGCAGCGCCGGCTGTTGCGGCTGGAGGAACGGGAACGGCGGCGCAGCCGGGCCGGGAGCATCGCAAGCCGCCGGTTTCTGAGCGACGTGgagctggaggaggaggaggaggaggagctggaAGAAGTGCTGCCGAGAACGCGTCCTGCCTCGCGCCGCTCTCAACGCAGACCGGCCGCGCAACGGCCCAGACGCCCGGCACAGCCCGAACCGGAGGAAGAAGAACCGgccgaggaggaagaggagcaaCCGGCACCACAGCCAAGACAGCGACCGCGCGCACGGACCACCACGGTACGTCGTCCGGCCCCGGCACGCCGTCCCAGACGGGCCCAACCGCAGCAGGAAGTGGAGccggaggaggaagaggaggaggaggaggagccaGAACCGGCGCCAGCACCACGTCCTGCTCGGGCACCACAGCGTGCTCAGCAGCCACGCCAGCGTGCACAGCCACGTCGTGCCCAACGCCAACCGGAACCTGAAGAAGAGCCCGAAGAGGAGGACAAcggcgaggaggaggaggaagaacagcagcagccgccacgACGAGCGCGTCCGCAGGCACCACAGCAGGCTCCAAGACGCCAGCAACCGGCAGTCCGCCGTCGTAACAATCCACCAGCACAAGAAGAACcagaagaggaggaagatCCCGCTCCGGAGGAGGAGCAGGCACCAGCACGCCGTCGTCAGCGTACCCAGCGAACCCGtacccagcagcagcgtcgTCGTACGCAACGGCCTGCAGAAGAGGACCTGAGCACGGGCACGGAAGAGCTGGAAGAGCTGGAAGAGGAGTTGGGCCGTGAGGCAAGATTGCGTCGTCTCGAGCGTCGTCTGCTGCTCGAGGAGGACCACCTCCGAGGGCGTATGTTGCGCGAGGATGAGCTCCGTCGGCAGCGATCGTGCCGCCGgcggcatcagcagcagcagaagcaacagTACCAGCTGTCACTCGATCGTCGCCAGCAGCGTGAACCCGAACCGGAAGTGGTGCGTGGCCCGAACGTGCGCCGTCTGGTCGCTTGTTACGAGCTGAAGCGTAGCGACATCAGCGAAACCGACGCCCAGTCCCTTCAGAATCTGTTCACCCAAGTGGATGACCATCCGATGCGCCACTGCACCGGTGCCCGTTCGCCCGATCGTTGCT GA
- the LOC121589841 gene encoding pre-mRNA 3'-end-processing factor FIP1 translates to MADEGNEDSWLYGNSGQDGLASDSAATADADPAASGKNNNALWDEQEDSQTATGDAGGLDADGKRRGSNDLGSGAPDGANGHSTREQQCDDNAMDSSDLRQPDGAELDEGQDDSHLMDDDRTESVLREEERASKRDEAEKGEGGEIAGDGEKAGEKSKADAADGKDKADEGAKDKGGLSDMESDIDSDEDDDINVVIGDIKSGPSYNIIKQRGPIMPNQQAANAAGVTDKTKQPAGKFSMEEFESVGMINGVPAHEFSIDSLDEKPWRKPGADITDYFNYGFNEETWRSYCERQKRMRQHESGVGMAGLTINNPQAAPPMGMMRDMRRSGGPMGGGPMGGPRKMNGPIEVIGGGPGGPMGGGGPMGGGGDRGDRRQRDDGMGMSSQPKENVIQVMTADRREYSRTVVGNKYDPPMGGGPPGFGGGPPDFYHQEPDYGDYYDPMQESQWGNDNGNWQPSGIKTLTPLPPMMHPNMGGMGGQQQHMDMMGGGGGGGGGGGGGGGGGGERMVMPPPQQMQQGMGGGPGMGQGGGGRLHPPGMGPGGPRGGDMRNPNDRKRGDPRERDRDREPPRRDRERDRGRDRDREHERDRDRDRERKERERAGDHRSERESGLVPPKEEMVVDPILGPVAVVPPGPPQTAGSSSSSSRDDKDKRSAKPDRHKERSSHRERSRSRERSKSRRSDRSREREQRERHSRDKKKSHRKDKEDGE, encoded by the exons ATGGCGGACGAAGGGAACGAGGACAGCTGGTTGTACGGCAATTCGGGGCAGGATGGGCTGGCGAGCGACTCGGCCGCAACTGCCGACGCTGATCCGGCTGCGAGcggcaaaaacaacaacgcgcTGTGGGACGAACAGGAAGACTCGCAAACCGCAACCGGAGACGCCGGCGGCCTCGATGCGGATGGCAAACGGCGCGGTTCAAACGATCTCGGCAGTGGAGCACCGGACGGCGCGAATGGACACTCGACGCGGGAGCAGCAGTGCGACGACAATGCGATGGATTCGAGCGATCTGCGTCAGCCGGACGGGGCGGAACTGGACGAGGGACAGGACGATTCGCACCTGATGGATGACGATCGCACGGAAAGTGTGCTGCGGGAGGAAGAAAGAGCGTCGAAGCGCGATGAAGCGGAAAAGGGTGAGGGTGGTGAGATAGCTGGCGATGGCGAGAAGGCGGGAGAGAAGAGCAAAGCGGATGCGGCCGATGGAAAGGATAAGGCGGACGAGGGCGCGAAGGATAAGGGCGGCTTGAGCGACATGGAAAGCGATATCGACAGTGACGAGGATGACGACATTAACGTCGTGATTGGAGACATCAAGTCGGGTCCGAGCTACAACATCATTAAACAGCGCGGCCCGATCATGCCCAACCAGCAGGCTGCCAATGCGGCCGGTGTGACGGACAAAACGAAGCAACCGGCTGGGAAGTTTAGCATGGAAGAGTTTGAGAGCGTGGGCATGATCAATGGCGTGCCGGCGCACGAGTTCAGCATCGATTCGCTAGACGAGAAGCCGTGGCGCAAGCCGGGTGCCGACATTACGGACTACTTCAACTACGGCTTCAACGAGGAAACGTGGCGATCGTACTGCGAGCGGCAGAAGCGCATGCGACAGCACGAGAGCGGCGTCGGCATGGCGGGACTGACGATAAACAACCCACAGGCGGCACCGCCCATGGGCATGATGCGTGACATGCGACGGTCGGGCGGTCCGATGGGCGGTGGCCCGATGGGAGGTCCGCGCAAGATGAACGGCCCGATCGAGGTGATCGGTGGCGGGCCCGGCGGACCGATGGGCGGTGGCGGCCCCATGGGTGGCGGAGGCGACCGGGGCGACAGAAGACAGCGCGACGACGGTATGGGAATGTCGAGCCAGCCGAAGGAGAACGTCATTCAGGTGATGACGGCCGATCGGCGGGAGTACAGCCGGACGGTGGTTGGAAACAAGTACGATCCACCGATGGGTGGTGGGCCGCCCGGGTTCGGTGGCGGACCGCCGGACTTTTACCACCAGGAACCGGATTACGGCGACTACTACGATCCGATGCAGGAATCGCAGTGGGGCAACGACAATGGCAATTGGCAACCGTCCGGCATTAAAACGCTCACACCCTTGCCGCCGATGATGCACCCGAACATGGGTGGCATGggtggccagcagcagcacatggACATGAtgggtggcggcggcggtggtggtggtggaggtggtggcggcggcggcggcggcggcgagcGGATGGTAATGCCACCGCCCCAGCAGATGCAGCAGGGCATGGGCGGTGGTCCGGGTATGGGCCAGGGTGGCGGTGGCCGGCTGCACCCGCCCGGCATGGGTCCGGGCGGACCGCGCGGTGGTGACATGCGCAATCCCAACGATCGCAAGCGTGGCGATCCGCGCGAACGCGACCGTGATCGAGAACCGCCGCGCAGAGATCGGGAACGGGATCGTGGACGGGATCGGGATCGTGAGCACGAGCGGGACCGTGACCGGGATCGCGAGCGAAAGGAACGTGAAAGGGCGGGCGATCATCGATCCGAACGGGAGTCTGGACTCGTCCCGCCAAAGGAAGAGATGGTGGTGGATCCAATTCTTGGGCCCGTAGCTGTGGTTCCGCCTGGACCACCGCAGACGGCCGGTTCCTCATCGTCCTCATCGCGCGACGACAAAGACAAACGTTCCGCCAAACCGGATCGTCACAAGGAACGCAGCAG CCACCGTGAACGATCCCGCAGCCGCGAACGATCCAAATCGAGACGGTCCGACCGGAGCAGGGAGCGGGAGCAGCGAGAGCGACACAGTCGCGATAAGAAAAAGTCCCACCGGAAGGACAAAGAGGACGGAGAATGA
- the LOC121591161 gene encoding actin-binding Rho-activating protein isoform X2, which translates to MATTRRRSSVTIRLSETPDSPLSSKVALFNQTAQSHRESQLSNPFSDAQASRGMARLQISKEEYGKPKAGSLTEYRGKKANIQVYQEMLELCQVIDVDGKPVSKKNPDIKMIYFGELFNIYTHINDKLVGLLLRARKHDLIQFEGECLFQRRDDHVPVYLTKPVAQIRDILVGKQTEIRRSLSPNPQPTNMLP; encoded by the exons GACTCTCCACTGTCGTCGAAGGTGGCCCTATTTAACCAGACTGCCCAGAGCCACCGGGAATCGCAACTCTCCAATCCGTTCTCCGATGCACAGGCGTCACGCGGCATGGCCAGGCTACAGATCAGCAAGGAGGAGTATGGCAA ACCCAAGGCGGGCAGCTTAACTGAGTACCGAGGCAAGAAGGCCAACATCCAGGTGTACCAGGAAATGCTCGAACTCTGCCAGGTGATCGACGTGGACGGCAAGCCCGTGTCGAAGAAGAACCCCGACATCAAGATGATCTACTTCGGCGAACTGTTTAAT atttacacacacattaacgATAAGCTGGTGGGACTGTTGCTGCGCGCCCGCAAGCACGACCTCATCCAGTTCGAGGGCGAATGTCTGTTCCAGCGGCGCGACGATCACGTGCCGGTGTACCTTACCAAACCGGTCGCCCAGATCCGGGACATTCTCGTCGGCAAGCAGACGGAAATTCGGCGCAGTTTAAGTCCCAACCCGCAGCCTACCAACATGTTACCTTAG
- the LOC121591161 gene encoding actin-binding Rho-activating protein isoform X4, producing the protein MTDVAHELGALRLIVDSPLSSKVALFNQTAQSHRESQLSNPFSDAQASRGMARLQISKEEYGKPKAGSLTEYRGKKANIQVYQEMLELCQVIDVDGKPVSKKNPDIKMIYFGELFNIYTHINDKLVGLLLRARKHDLIQFEGECLFQRRDDHVPVYLTKPVAQIRDILVGKQTEIRRSLSPNPQPTNMLP; encoded by the exons GACTCTCCACTGTCGTCGAAGGTGGCCCTATTTAACCAGACTGCCCAGAGCCACCGGGAATCGCAACTCTCCAATCCGTTCTCCGATGCACAGGCGTCACGCGGCATGGCCAGGCTACAGATCAGCAAGGAGGAGTATGGCAA ACCCAAGGCGGGCAGCTTAACTGAGTACCGAGGCAAGAAGGCCAACATCCAGGTGTACCAGGAAATGCTCGAACTCTGCCAGGTGATCGACGTGGACGGCAAGCCCGTGTCGAAGAAGAACCCCGACATCAAGATGATCTACTTCGGCGAACTGTTTAAT atttacacacacattaacgATAAGCTGGTGGGACTGTTGCTGCGCGCCCGCAAGCACGACCTCATCCAGTTCGAGGGCGAATGTCTGTTCCAGCGGCGCGACGATCACGTGCCGGTGTACCTTACCAAACCGGTCGCCCAGATCCGGGACATTCTCGTCGGCAAGCAGACGGAAATTCGGCGCAGTTTAAGTCCCAACCCGCAGCCTACCAACATGTTACCTTAG
- the LOC121591161 gene encoding actin-binding Rho-activating protein isoform X3 — MTIRCATAPVPVRPIVADSPLSSKVALFNQTAQSHRESQLSNPFSDAQASRGMARLQISKEEYGKPKAGSLTEYRGKKANIQVYQEMLELCQVIDVDGKPVSKKNPDIKMIYFGELFNIYTHINDKLVGLLLRARKHDLIQFEGECLFQRRDDHVPVYLTKPVAQIRDILVGKQTEIRRSLSPNPQPTNMLP; from the exons ATGACCATCCGATGCGCCACTGCACCGGTGCCCGTTCGCCCGATCGTTGCT GACTCTCCACTGTCGTCGAAGGTGGCCCTATTTAACCAGACTGCCCAGAGCCACCGGGAATCGCAACTCTCCAATCCGTTCTCCGATGCACAGGCGTCACGCGGCATGGCCAGGCTACAGATCAGCAAGGAGGAGTATGGCAA ACCCAAGGCGGGCAGCTTAACTGAGTACCGAGGCAAGAAGGCCAACATCCAGGTGTACCAGGAAATGCTCGAACTCTGCCAGGTGATCGACGTGGACGGCAAGCCCGTGTCGAAGAAGAACCCCGACATCAAGATGATCTACTTCGGCGAACTGTTTAAT atttacacacacattaacgATAAGCTGGTGGGACTGTTGCTGCGCGCCCGCAAGCACGACCTCATCCAGTTCGAGGGCGAATGTCTGTTCCAGCGGCGCGACGATCACGTGCCGGTGTACCTTACCAAACCGGTCGCCCAGATCCGGGACATTCTCGTCGGCAAGCAGACGGAAATTCGGCGCAGTTTAAGTCCCAACCCGCAGCCTACCAACATGTTACCTTAG